A section of the Paenibacillus yonginensis genome encodes:
- a CDS encoding carbohydrate ABC transporter permease — translation MLGYALVTLYPLYWLFISAFKTNQEFYEHPFALPQAWAFSNFKRAWELSDMGRAMVNSSIVTFTAIILTLFLGALTAYVLSRFSFRLRGPLTGLFVVGMLIPIHSTLVPLFIMMKNVGILNTYWALILPYACFELPVAIFVIAAYMSTIPKEIEEAAIVDGVGYWGIFLRMMLPLTLPALSTVAILGFLRYWNDFAFALVFINKQSLKTIPLSLSIFSDGFGTDYALTMSAMAMSVLPTIIVFLIFQEQIMKGMVAGAVKG, via the coding sequence ATGCTGGGTTACGCCCTGGTGACCCTTTACCCGCTTTACTGGTTATTCATCAGCGCCTTTAAAACCAACCAGGAATTCTACGAGCATCCGTTTGCTCTGCCCCAGGCCTGGGCGTTCAGCAATTTCAAACGCGCCTGGGAGCTTTCCGATATGGGCAGGGCCATGGTCAATTCCAGCATCGTAACCTTTACGGCCATTATCCTGACTTTGTTCTTGGGGGCTCTTACCGCTTACGTGCTGTCCCGATTCTCCTTTCGCCTTCGGGGTCCTTTGACGGGACTGTTCGTGGTCGGCATGCTTATCCCGATCCACAGCACGCTGGTTCCGTTGTTTATCATGATGAAAAATGTCGGGATCCTCAACACTTATTGGGCATTGATTTTGCCCTATGCCTGCTTCGAGCTTCCTGTCGCCATCTTTGTGATCGCGGCGTATATGTCCACGATTCCCAAGGAGATCGAAGAGGCCGCGATTGTAGACGGGGTAGGCTATTGGGGCATTTTCTTAAGGATGATGCTCCCGCTGACACTGCCGGCTTTGTCCACCGTAGCGATTTTGGGTTTTCTGCGCTACTGGAACGACTTTGCTTTTGCGCTTGTGTTCATCAATAAGCAGTCCCTCAAAACGATCCCGCTCAGCTTATCCATCTTCTCCGACGGCTTCGGAACGGATTATGCGCTGACCATGTCCGCGATGGCCATGTCTGTTCTGCCGACGATTATCGTCTTCCTGATCTTTCAGGAACAAATTATGAAAGGAATGGTGGCGGGAGCCGTGAAAGGCTAA
- a CDS encoding alpha-amylase family protein, whose amino-acid sequence MKHLIFYDPHFPYAGERPTEEIIQVLSAQMTLVDADGLSGALADERTESLIFLHGPYFPKKAWEPLLAFLRRGGGLVLAGGAPFKIPVEGSGKAWKELGGMTAYHQQLLIHEALPVDPSPIERLEGNGDIPLLTGQDNLFKVAPTYGLVLHVSKHRDIPAESGSNGPMDARIYPLLKGISAEGREVAAPAVLMEHTNGDFSGGRWVLINQTLDRAFWTAEGAAALIEWADFCAAGVTEMWLKPTYASYQPGERAGLRLQLQRIRRAGGKTHQPKVPWRFAIELRRADRPETLWSAELRLEAGPGATYEMLTIPLELEPGLYSLTAKGVSAQGERRILRQGFWGWDGELLREGEPLRRGKDYFIKNGSPLPVVGMTYMTSDVSRKFLFLPNPGLWNEDMAAMSKAGINWLRTGLWTAWRQIMFADGHVSEEVLRAIDAFILTAKRWGLEVTFTFFAFTPEAWEGENPYLDPRSLEAQKRFLLAIVQRHKDTTNVNWDFINEPSMFDPKRIFAGPRSSGDNYERAAFRDWLKQRHGEIGRLQDSWNMTADELPDFESIEAPEPEEISFDIENMRLPRKNNRWLDYTLFTMDMHNRWIRELKQALDEIVPDHLVTVGQDEALGRGPRPSPFFYAGEVDYTTVHTWWLNDQLVWDSVFAKAPDKPLLVQETGIMYLELPDNRAKRSEAELRSILERKYAYAFGTGGAGAVQWLWNTNYFMNNVNESNIGALRADGTEKPEADVSYDFGAFMKAAGGLFEERSMEEIAVVFPYSNDFSNRRFACEATAKAARVLAYELKVPFRGLGEYQLESLSDWAPKLIIVPSPHNFSDEALQQLIEHIENNGGTLLFTGPLGLDSYWKSTDRLSRLTGPRRLANVVREEILAVNGQRFKVSFGQKRIGEVSTERVLDSAGPTEAETEKVYAYEAGKGRLIWSPLPVELNERTEPVAALYSQVIAQTGSGGNLRWIKGGDLSGVFGSLQRYKQGYLFTFVSEYGREAEIEVQNLDNGLSYRFVLERERSFLFSTDAAGRLMASYRNLDVTTIF is encoded by the coding sequence ATGAAACATCTCATCTTTTATGATCCTCATTTTCCGTACGCGGGGGAAAGACCTACGGAGGAGATTATTCAGGTTCTGTCCGCGCAAATGACGTTAGTTGATGCGGACGGGTTAAGCGGCGCGCTTGCTGATGAACGAACCGAAAGCCTGATTTTTTTGCACGGCCCCTATTTTCCGAAAAAGGCGTGGGAGCCGCTGCTTGCCTTTTTGCGCAGGGGAGGGGGGCTGGTCCTGGCGGGGGGAGCTCCCTTCAAGATCCCGGTTGAAGGATCGGGAAAGGCTTGGAAGGAGCTTGGCGGGATGACGGCTTATCATCAGCAGCTCCTGATTCACGAAGCCCTTCCGGTAGATCCGTCACCCATCGAGCGGCTGGAGGGCAACGGCGATATTCCGCTGTTAACCGGACAAGACAACTTGTTTAAGGTAGCTCCGACCTATGGGCTTGTGCTGCATGTTTCGAAGCATAGGGACATTCCTGCGGAAAGCGGCTCGAACGGTCCGATGGATGCGCGGATTTATCCGCTGCTGAAAGGGATCTCCGCCGAAGGGCGGGAGGTCGCAGCTCCTGCGGTATTGATGGAGCATACAAACGGGGATTTTTCGGGCGGAAGATGGGTGCTGATCAACCAAACGCTCGATAGAGCATTTTGGACTGCGGAGGGAGCAGCTGCGCTGATCGAATGGGCCGATTTCTGCGCGGCAGGCGTAACGGAGATGTGGCTCAAGCCCACTTATGCCTCCTATCAGCCGGGCGAACGCGCGGGTTTGAGGCTTCAACTGCAGCGGATACGCCGGGCAGGAGGGAAGACGCATCAGCCAAAGGTTCCGTGGCGTTTTGCCATCGAGCTGAGGCGGGCGGACCGGCCGGAAACCCTCTGGTCTGCCGAACTCCGGCTGGAAGCCGGGCCTGGGGCGACTTATGAAATGCTGACGATTCCTCTGGAGCTGGAGCCCGGCTTGTATTCCCTCACGGCGAAAGGCGTGTCGGCCCAAGGCGAACGCCGGATTTTGCGGCAGGGTTTTTGGGGCTGGGACGGCGAATTGCTGCGGGAAGGCGAGCCGCTGAGACGGGGGAAGGATTATTTCATCAAAAATGGAAGTCCTCTGCCGGTTGTCGGCATGACCTACATGACCTCAGATGTCTCGCGCAAATTCCTGTTTCTGCCCAATCCTGGGCTCTGGAACGAGGACATGGCCGCGATGAGCAAGGCCGGCATCAATTGGCTGCGCACCGGCCTGTGGACCGCGTGGCGCCAGATAATGTTCGCGGACGGGCACGTTTCCGAGGAAGTGCTGCGCGCGATTGACGCTTTTATCCTGACGGCCAAACGCTGGGGGCTTGAAGTGACCTTTACATTTTTTGCTTTCACCCCGGAGGCGTGGGAAGGGGAGAATCCTTATCTGGATCCCAGAAGCCTGGAGGCGCAAAAAAGATTTCTGCTGGCCATAGTACAGCGGCACAAAGACACGACCAACGTCAACTGGGATTTCATCAATGAACCCTCCATGTTTGATCCGAAACGCATTTTTGCCGGCCCGCGCAGCAGCGGCGACAACTATGAGCGGGCTGCTTTCCGGGATTGGCTGAAGCAGCGCCACGGAGAGATCGGACGGCTTCAGGACAGTTGGAACATGACCGCCGATGAGCTGCCCGATTTTGAATCGATCGAAGCGCCGGAGCCGGAAGAAATCAGCTTTGATATTGAAAATATGCGGCTGCCCCGCAAAAACAACCGCTGGCTCGATTACACGCTGTTCACCATGGATATGCACAACCGCTGGATCCGCGAGCTGAAGCAGGCCCTGGACGAAATTGTTCCGGATCACCTCGTTACGGTCGGACAGGACGAAGCGCTGGGCAGAGGCCCGCGGCCATCCCCGTTCTTTTATGCCGGGGAAGTGGATTATACCACCGTGCATACCTGGTGGCTGAACGATCAGCTCGTCTGGGACAGCGTATTCGCCAAAGCGCCTGACAAACCCCTGCTGGTACAGGAAACGGGCATTATGTATCTGGAGCTGCCCGATAACCGCGCCAAACGAAGCGAAGCCGAACTTCGCAGCATTTTGGAACGGAAATACGCTTATGCTTTTGGCACCGGGGGGGCGGGAGCGGTGCAGTGGCTGTGGAACACGAATTATTTCATGAACAACGTAAATGAATCGAACATCGGCGCTCTCCGGGCTGACGGGACGGAGAAGCCGGAAGCAGACGTATCTTATGATTTTGGCGCTTTCATGAAAGCGGCCGGCGGTTTGTTCGAAGAGCGGTCCATGGAGGAGATTGCTGTCGTGTTCCCTTACAGCAACGATTTTTCGAACCGGCGTTTCGCTTGTGAAGCTACGGCTAAGGCGGCAAGAGTGCTGGCCTACGAGCTGAAGGTTCCGTTCCGCGGGCTTGGGGAATACCAGCTCGAATCGCTTTCCGACTGGGCCCCCAAGCTGATTATCGTACCGAGCCCGCACAACTTCAGCGATGAAGCGCTGCAGCAATTAATAGAGCACATCGAAAATAACGGAGGGACCCTTTTGTTTACGGGACCTCTTGGATTAGACTCGTACTGGAAATCAACGGATCGTCTGAGCCGGCTCACCGGCCCGCGCCGTCTGGCCAATGTAGTCCGCGAAGAGATCCTGGCCGTGAACGGACAACGCTTTAAAGTGTCCTTCGGCCAGAAGCGGATCGGCGAAGTTTCGACTGAACGCGTTCTGGACTCGGCCGGCCCTACGGAAGCCGAAACGGAAAAGGTCTATGCTTACGAAGCTGGGAAGGGCCGGCTGATCTGGTCCCCGCTGCCGGTCGAGCTAAATGAACGGACCGAACCCGTAGCGGCCTTGTATTCGCAGGTTATTGCCCAAACGGGGAGCGGTGGCAACCTGCGCTGGATCAAAGGCGGGGATTTGTCCGGGGTATTCGGGTCTTTGCAGCGTTATAAACAAGGTTACTTGTTCACGTTTGTTTCGGAATACGGCCGGGAGGCGGAAATCGAAGTCCAGAATCTGGACAACGGTTTAAGTTACCGCTTTGTTCTGGAACGGGAACGCTCCTTTTTATTTTCGACGGATGCCGCTGGCCGGCTAATGGCGTCCTACCGGAATCTGGATGTCACAACGATCTTTTAG
- a CDS encoding extracellular solute-binding protein, with protein sequence MKKMLLMGLTIMMVVVLAACGSNNKAGSETGNSAAGGSGQISLSIWHNFSGDDQRAKTMRGLIEQYQSAHPEVKLDVQAIPADGYKQRLKTVAAANELPDVFLTNPGSMIAEFYNGDLIQPIDDLLSAHQGEWSDQFLPGAFDALSFDGKVYGAPINLSPSTILYYNSALFEKYNVKVPETWDELMTAVQAFKDNNIIPIVMGNKANWVANSTVMSVLGDRVTGSDWYLNAVKGEGASFTDPEFVQALTYFKQLADAGAFQDGANSIDNAQAEQLFSQEQAAMTLGGNWTLTDLASTASEDFLNKVEVTTFPSVPDGKGESNAVTASTGTGFALNKKVEGAARDAALDLIYTISGPDAQKAIAESNILVNYKVDMDTAKATPLFTKTYELISSVPFAPVYDAYMSSAGTEALNNGLQELMLGGDPAAVAKKVQEAQGN encoded by the coding sequence ATGAAAAAAATGTTGTTGATGGGTTTGACCATTATGATGGTGGTCGTGCTGGCAGCTTGCGGAAGCAACAATAAGGCTGGAAGTGAAACCGGAAATTCGGCAGCCGGTGGTTCCGGGCAAATAAGTTTATCGATTTGGCACAATTTCTCCGGCGACGATCAGCGGGCCAAAACGATGAGGGGGTTGATTGAACAATATCAATCCGCGCATCCTGAAGTGAAGCTGGATGTTCAAGCCATTCCAGCGGACGGTTATAAGCAGCGGCTGAAGACCGTGGCAGCGGCCAACGAACTTCCGGACGTCTTTCTGACCAACCCGGGCAGCATGATCGCCGAATTCTACAACGGCGATCTGATCCAGCCTATCGACGATCTGCTCTCGGCTCATCAAGGGGAGTGGTCAGACCAATTCCTTCCCGGCGCTTTTGACGCTTTGTCGTTTGACGGCAAAGTTTATGGCGCTCCCATCAATCTTTCTCCTTCTACGATTCTCTACTACAATTCCGCTTTATTCGAAAAGTACAACGTCAAGGTTCCCGAAACCTGGGATGAGCTTATGACGGCCGTGCAAGCCTTCAAAGACAATAACATAATCCCGATTGTCATGGGGAACAAAGCCAACTGGGTGGCCAATTCAACGGTGATGTCCGTGTTGGGCGACCGGGTGACCGGTTCGGATTGGTATTTGAATGCCGTCAAAGGCGAGGGGGCCTCCTTCACGGATCCTGAGTTTGTACAGGCTTTGACTTATTTCAAGCAGCTTGCGGATGCCGGCGCCTTCCAGGACGGAGCGAATTCGATCGACAACGCTCAGGCCGAGCAGCTGTTCTCGCAAGAACAGGCAGCTATGACCCTTGGCGGCAACTGGACATTGACAGACTTGGCTTCTACAGCCTCTGAGGATTTCCTCAACAAGGTCGAGGTCACCACATTCCCGTCTGTACCAGACGGAAAAGGGGAATCAAACGCTGTTACGGCATCGACCGGCACAGGCTTTGCCCTGAACAAAAAAGTGGAGGGAGCCGCGCGGGATGCCGCCTTGGATTTGATATACACGATCAGTGGTCCCGATGCGCAAAAAGCGATCGCTGAAAGCAACATCCTCGTCAATTACAAAGTGGATATGGATACCGCTAAAGCCACTCCGCTGTTTACAAAAACATACGAGTTGATTTCGAGCGTCCCTTTTGCACCGGTATACGATGCTTACATGTCTTCGGCCGGCACGGAAGCGCTCAATAACGGTCTTCAGGAATTGATGCTCGGCGGCGATCCGGCAGCAGTGGCTAAAAAGGTGCAGGAAGCCCAAGGCAACTAA
- a CDS encoding carbohydrate ABC transporter permease: MISTMHFKRFITLALLPSLLLYAFFVIVPVFWSMYYGFFEWKGIGPLKYVGLENFSEVISDPIFWRALKNNLIIVAASILGQVPIALVLALLLRKSSLLHRFIRSAVFMPMVLSTVVVGLIWGYIYHPQFGLVNTVLEHIGLGSWKRAWLSDRSANMYAVSVPIIWNFIGPYLIMFIAAIQNIPSEIEDACKIDGTRPFQKLFYVTLPMIRGTINVVIVMCIAGSLKAFDQVFIMTGGGPAQSTELLATYMYNNTFNVYRYGYGSAVSTAIVVISGGLIAISQLVFRNKAE, from the coding sequence ATGATATCCACCATGCATTTCAAACGTTTTATCACGCTGGCGCTTCTCCCCTCCCTTCTTCTTTATGCCTTCTTCGTGATCGTTCCGGTGTTCTGGTCGATGTACTACGGCTTTTTCGAATGGAAAGGCATCGGGCCTTTGAAATACGTCGGCCTGGAGAATTTTTCTGAAGTCATAAGCGACCCTATCTTTTGGCGAGCGCTGAAAAATAATCTGATCATCGTTGCAGCCTCGATTCTGGGACAGGTGCCGATTGCCCTGGTGCTTGCGTTGCTTTTGCGCAAAAGCTCTCTTTTGCATCGTTTTATCCGAAGCGCCGTGTTTATGCCGATGGTATTGTCCACCGTAGTAGTCGGCCTGATCTGGGGTTATATCTACCATCCGCAGTTCGGCCTGGTGAATACGGTGCTCGAACACATCGGACTCGGCTCCTGGAAACGCGCCTGGCTGTCGGACCGTTCGGCGAATATGTATGCGGTTTCCGTGCCGATCATCTGGAATTTTATCGGACCTTATCTCATTATGTTCATCGCGGCCATCCAGAACATTCCTTCGGAAATCGAAGATGCCTGCAAAATAGACGGTACCCGTCCTTTTCAGAAACTGTTTTACGTGACCTTGCCGATGATCCGCGGCACGATTAACGTTGTAATCGTCATGTGTATAGCTGGCAGCCTTAAAGCCTTTGACCAGGTGTTTATCATGACCGGGGGAGGGCCGGCCCAATCGACTGAGCTGCTGGCTACTTACATGTACAACAATACGTTCAACGTTTACCGCTACGGCTATGGCTCCGCCGTTTCTACAGCGATTGTGGTTATCAGCGGCGGCTTGATTGCGATCAGCCAGCTTGTGTTCAGAAATAAAGCCGAATAG